AATCTCATACCCGGCACCATGAAGAGCGGCAGCTCCTTCCAGAAATTCGCCCGGCGATGAAATTAATACGCATTTCATCACAAATTCTCCTTCTGGGTTTTCTGTTCCAAGAAGAAACCTGAGAATGTTCGGTAATATTCAAATATGCAGTCCATATGCGTTATTGGTCGTTTGTTTGTGCAAGGAACTGTGAATTCCTTACAAACGACTATTATTCATTGGCATACGATTTTGACAAACAGAGAAAAACAAGTTTTACCGAACTATTTGTATATAATGGCAAAGCCAGAGAAGATGTGCTCGTGGCGATACCCTATCTTGCTGTCCAGGGTAAGGTAGCTTTTCCATTCACTTTGAATGTTCAAGGGAGTATCCCTTCATGCCGGGCAGTAAGAGGCTATTCGTTCAACGGGCGAATGGTGTGCCGGAAGGCTGTTTGCCCCCAACCGTCGGCAGATACTTCACGGACTTCCAGAGAGAAGTCTTTGACTTCTACGGCGTAGCCTGAGGCGTATTGGAAAAGAGCGCCGAGGTTGACGTAGAGTTTGTCTTGGGAGAAGTGGATGTCGCGGCGGTGGAGATGACCGTAACAGATGACTTCGGCTTCCGGTAGGAAGCGTTTGCGAAAGTCTTTAATGCGGCTTCTCATCATGAGCCAGGCGCGGAGGATCTGAAGCGGCCTTTCCGGAGGCCAACAGGCGTGCTGGAAGAAGCGAACGGGTTTGGAGCGTTTCCATGTCGGAACCTTGGCCGGATCTTCAGGGCAGGTTGGCGGCAGAACGAGCTTGGCGATGGTTTTGGCGAGTTCCATCCTGTGTTCGAGGTTGATATCCGCATCCTTGTACTCGCGGATGGTGCGCTTGTACAGAGCCTTGTTGTTCAGGTACTCACGTCCCCAGGGGGAAACCTGTTTGAAGAGGCAGTGGCCGTGGAGGGCGGCGATGCGACCATCCAGGCAGGTAAGAACGCTGTGTTCTTCATCGGGGTCGTGGTTGCCGGCCAGGATGATCAATTCGACGCCAGCCTCGGAGCACATGGTTTCGAAGTCCCGGCGCAGTTTCCCGGCGCGTTCCAAGAAGTCTTCTTCCCGGGTTTCGGAGAAATCCCCGCAGATGACAAGTATCCGGCATCCTTCCAGCAGGAAGCGTATCTGTTCCACATCGCGGATAGCGGATTTGGCATGCCCGAGGTGGAGGTCGGAGATGAACCGGATGGTTTGGCCGGGAAGGGCGGGCAGGTCTTTCTTCATTCGGTTTTCAGGGAACGCTGGCGGACGGCTTCATAGAGGCAGACGCCCGTTGCTACGGATACGTTGAGGCAGGGCACGAATCCCTTCATGGGAATGCGAATGAGGAAATCGCAATTTTCTTCCGTCAAGCGACGCATGCCGTCGCCTTCCGCTCCCATGACGAGAGCCGTCGGCCCGGTAAAATCCATTTCGTAGAGGTTGCGGTCTCCCTTGTCGGATGTGCCGACGATCCAGACTCCCAGGTCTTTGAGTTCTTTTATTGTACGAACCAGATTGGTGACCTGGACGAACGGGACTTTTTCCGCAGCTCCGACGGAGACGCGGAGTACAGTGTCCGTGATCCCGACAGATTTATCTTTGGGGGCAATGACGGCGTCGACGCCTGCGCCATCCGCCGTCCGCAAGATGGCGCCGAGATTGTGCGGATCCTGGATACAGTCAAGAATCAGGAGGAGAGGGATGGTTTTGGCACGGACGATATCTTCC
This is a stretch of genomic DNA from Akkermansia sp. N21116. It encodes these proteins:
- a CDS encoding metallophosphoesterase, translated to MKKDLPALPGQTIRFISDLHLGHAKSAIRDVEQIRFLLEGCRILVICGDFSETREEDFLERAGKLRRDFETMCSEAGVELIILAGNHDPDEEHSVLTCLDGRIAALHGHCLFKQVSPWGREYLNNKALYKRTIREYKDADINLEHRMELAKTIAKLVLPPTCPEDPAKVPTWKRSKPVRFFQHACWPPERPLQILRAWLMMRSRIKDFRKRFLPEAEVICYGHLHRRDIHFSQDKLYVNLGALFQYASGYAVEVKDFSLEVREVSADGWGQTAFRHTIRPLNE
- the rlmB gene encoding 23S rRNA (guanosine(2251)-2'-O)-methyltransferase RlmB, translated to MRPRGNDHNARQNKHVNPAPTIAVRALGEEVLEDIVRAKTIPLLLILDCIQDPHNLGAILRTADGAGVDAVIAPKDKSVGITDTVLRVSVGAAEKVPFVQVTNLVRTIKELKDLGVWIVGTSDKGDRNLYEMDFTGPTALVMGAEGDGMRRLTEENCDFLIRIPMKGFVPCLNVSVATGVCLYEAVRQRSLKTE